One genomic window of Actinoplanes lobatus includes the following:
- the fxsT gene encoding FxSxx-COOH system tetratricopeptide repeat protein, which translates to MSDLAFSREKLLETLLQVQGLADRSARDARVEELNGMLAAPLRIRRSDDAAEDLAAIVEAASTAPNGLRLFAETVIRWHPGDASARFGALAAGSRPSRPRVYRPEERIVGDIPIRNRNFTGRVELLERLGATLSKESTTSVLPPTLKGLGGVGKTQLVIEYVHRNLDRYDLIWWIPAEQSSTVLAALTQLAQRIDLPIADDQQETARTVLNWLAAGGDDRDWLLVYDNADEPSDLTPLLPSTGGHVIVTTRIEEWSHIGIPIEVDVFRRDESVQMLTRRTQDSSSLAPISDDEADELAEALGDLPLALEQAAAWYLATGMPVPEYIELLGERSELLNEGKPADYPLTVAAFVSVALEKLDNNDRAAAQFFALFAFLGGEPVRQSLLVRGANAALTAELRAALNDSISTGRMVRELRKYGLAKQVGRSTSAMAAGDRTPRLQVHRLVQRVLRDTLNPEVRQETLRNVQRLLAVAKPGDPDEVGELALQSEMGPHLTPADMVHSGTPEGRQTVLDHARYLYIVGDYENSRALASRASEEWSKDETDPLLGPDGQSTLLARAQIANAIRALGDSSTASELLLDTYNRFLGSPLLGPEHPYTLITGNQRGHDMRIAGQYREAMAFDEDSYRLHREVFGDEETYTLRVKGNLAVDYRLFGDFAQALKLDEEIVSHWADQGIVDANVIRTHMNVARDFYGLGHYNAALERLREWLPEQERLLGARHGFVLMSERTHAITLRKLGRLAEALEVMRTNHERTANRFNSPFNRSHEFSVAATVSLSNVLRQAGELQEAAELADDALTRYRDDFGDDHPLTLAAEVNRAIILRAAGLFEEAFGLDQHAYPRLQVKLGSDHPYTICAGTSLANDHALAGRHRAALELSEEMLRLSREADAKGTEARGGQEHPYVLMRALNLSQDLRATGAETRGAKLFRDSLDQLTGLLGANHPEVVAAAAGQRLEGDIEAPPT; encoded by the coding sequence GTGTCGGACCTGGCCTTTTCCCGTGAAAAGCTCCTCGAGACCCTTCTTCAAGTGCAAGGCCTGGCCGATCGCTCCGCGCGGGACGCACGCGTCGAGGAACTGAACGGCATGCTCGCTGCTCCCCTGCGCATTCGCCGCTCGGACGACGCGGCCGAGGATCTCGCCGCCATCGTGGAGGCGGCCTCCACCGCGCCCAACGGTCTGCGCCTGTTCGCCGAGACCGTGATCCGCTGGCATCCCGGTGACGCGTCCGCCCGGTTCGGGGCGCTCGCGGCGGGCAGCCGCCCGTCCCGGCCCCGGGTCTACCGGCCGGAGGAGCGGATCGTCGGCGACATCCCGATCCGGAACAGGAATTTCACCGGCCGGGTGGAGCTGCTGGAGCGGCTGGGCGCCACGCTGTCGAAGGAGTCGACCACCTCGGTCCTCCCGCCGACGCTCAAGGGCCTCGGCGGTGTCGGCAAGACCCAGCTCGTCATCGAGTACGTGCACAGGAATCTCGACCGCTACGACCTGATCTGGTGGATCCCGGCGGAGCAGTCGTCCACCGTGCTCGCCGCGCTGACCCAGCTGGCGCAGCGGATCGACCTGCCGATCGCCGACGACCAGCAGGAGACCGCCCGGACCGTGCTGAACTGGCTGGCCGCCGGTGGTGACGACCGGGACTGGCTGCTCGTCTACGACAACGCCGACGAGCCGTCCGACCTGACGCCGCTGCTCCCGTCGACCGGCGGTCACGTGATCGTGACGACCCGGATCGAGGAGTGGAGCCACATCGGCATCCCGATCGAGGTCGACGTGTTCCGGCGGGACGAGAGCGTGCAGATGCTCACCCGGCGTACCCAGGACTCCAGCTCGCTGGCGCCGATCTCGGACGACGAGGCGGACGAGCTGGCCGAGGCGCTCGGTGACCTGCCGCTGGCCCTGGAGCAGGCGGCGGCCTGGTATCTGGCGACCGGCATGCCGGTCCCGGAGTACATCGAGTTGCTCGGTGAGCGCAGCGAGCTGCTGAACGAGGGCAAGCCCGCCGACTACCCGCTGACCGTCGCCGCGTTCGTGTCGGTCGCACTGGAGAAACTGGACAACAACGACCGGGCCGCGGCCCAGTTCTTCGCCCTGTTCGCGTTCCTCGGCGGTGAGCCGGTCCGGCAGTCGCTGCTGGTGCGCGGCGCCAACGCGGCGCTCACCGCGGAGCTGCGGGCCGCGCTCAACGACTCGATCTCGACCGGCCGGATGGTTCGCGAGCTGCGTAAGTACGGTCTGGCCAAACAGGTCGGCCGGTCCACGTCGGCGATGGCGGCCGGCGACCGGACACCGCGGCTCCAGGTTCACCGGCTGGTGCAGCGGGTGCTGCGCGACACGCTCAACCCGGAGGTGCGCCAGGAGACCCTGCGCAACGTGCAGCGGCTGCTGGCGGTGGCCAAGCCGGGCGACCCGGACGAGGTCGGCGAGCTGGCCCTGCAGAGCGAGATGGGCCCGCACCTGACGCCTGCGGACATGGTGCACTCGGGCACCCCGGAGGGCCGGCAGACGGTCCTCGACCACGCCCGCTACCTCTACATCGTCGGCGACTACGAGAACAGCCGGGCCCTGGCGAGCCGGGCCTCCGAGGAGTGGTCGAAGGACGAGACGGATCCGCTGCTCGGGCCAGACGGGCAGTCCACCCTGCTGGCCCGGGCGCAGATCGCCAACGCGATCCGGGCGCTGGGTGACAGCAGCACGGCGTCCGAGCTGCTGCTGGACACGTACAACCGGTTCCTGGGCAGTCCGTTGCTGGGGCCCGAGCATCCGTACACATTGATCACCGGTAACCAGCGCGGGCACGACATGCGCATCGCCGGCCAGTACCGCGAGGCGATGGCGTTCGACGAGGACAGCTACCGGCTGCACCGGGAGGTCTTCGGCGACGAGGAGACGTACACGCTGCGGGTGAAGGGCAACCTGGCGGTCGACTACCGGCTGTTCGGTGACTTCGCGCAGGCGCTGAAACTGGACGAGGAGATCGTCTCGCACTGGGCCGACCAGGGCATCGTCGACGCCAACGTGATCCGCACGCACATGAACGTGGCCCGTGACTTCTACGGTCTCGGCCACTACAACGCCGCGCTGGAGCGGCTGCGGGAGTGGCTGCCGGAGCAGGAGCGGCTGCTCGGCGCCCGGCACGGCTTCGTGCTGATGTCCGAGCGGACCCACGCCATCACCCTGCGGAAACTGGGCCGGCTCGCCGAGGCGCTCGAAGTGATGCGGACCAACCACGAACGCACCGCCAACCGCTTCAACTCCCCGTTCAACCGCAGCCACGAGTTCTCGGTGGCGGCCACGGTGAGTCTGTCCAACGTGCTGCGGCAGGCCGGCGAGTTGCAGGAGGCGGCGGAGCTGGCCGACGACGCGCTGACCCGCTACCGCGACGACTTCGGCGACGACCACCCGCTGACCCTGGCCGCCGAGGTGAACCGGGCGATCATCCTGCGGGCCGCCGGGCTGTTCGAGGAGGCGTTCGGACTGGACCAGCACGCGTACCCGCGGTTGCAGGTGAAACTGGGTTCGGACCACCCGTACACGATCTGCGCCGGCACGTCCCTGGCCAACGACCACGCGCTGGCCGGCCGGCACCGGGCGGCGCTGGAGCTGTCCGAGGAGATGCTGCGCCTGAGCCGGGAGGCCGACGCCAAGGGCACGGAGGCACGCGGCGGTCAGGAACATCCGTACGTACTGATGCGGGCCCTCAACCTGTCCCAGGATCTGCGGGCCACCGGCGCCGAGACGCGTGGCGCGAAACTCTTCCGGGACTCGCTGGATCAGTTGACCGGCCTGCTGGGCGCCAACCATCCCGAGGTGGTGGCGGCCGCGGCCGGGCAGCGGCTCGAGGGCGACATCGAGGCGCCGCCGACCTGA
- a CDS encoding HEXXH motif domain-containing protein, giving the protein MTVAVHQLAPDALTALAGGLGGAEAIHELRRTQLSKHLLLIRYLLDHGGPAGLLERARQADPAAFRRVVGDPLTGGWAAIAGRAVLAGEASAGDLGYLSAIAVVAAARAGIDGSVAVPVHHGLAVLPGVGAIEAGDAATVEVSTTGGRLFRLSGDGVVALPGGHGWLPVRRLTADACGQSIDLALDDLHPYRHGHHVPPANRLDDAEVSRWQETFTDAWTILATCLPERAAELAAGLETLVPLLQTDPRSARSATIRHAFGVFGLTRPGTPGDFAVTLVHEFQHSKLSAILDLVQLTDPADDRRYFAPWRTDPRPLPGLLQGVYAFAGVADTWRALRGTVAVAEARFAETRLQVDRGLTAVEESGSLTADGLRFAAELRRTADRLLAEPVPDAVARDAHDTLARIHGAWQDRNGR; this is encoded by the coding sequence ATGACCGTCGCCGTCCACCAGCTGGCCCCGGACGCCCTCACCGCGCTGGCCGGCGGGCTCGGCGGCGCCGAGGCGATCCACGAGTTGCGCCGCACCCAGCTCAGCAAGCACCTGCTGCTCATCCGGTACCTGCTGGACCACGGCGGGCCGGCCGGTCTTCTGGAACGCGCCCGCCAGGCCGACCCGGCCGCGTTCCGCCGGGTGGTGGGGGACCCGCTCACCGGCGGCTGGGCGGCGATCGCCGGCCGGGCCGTCCTGGCGGGCGAGGCGTCGGCCGGGGACCTCGGGTACCTGTCGGCGATCGCCGTGGTCGCGGCCGCGCGCGCCGGCATCGACGGCTCGGTGGCCGTCCCGGTGCACCACGGGCTGGCCGTGCTGCCCGGCGTCGGCGCCATCGAGGCCGGGGACGCCGCCACGGTCGAGGTGAGCACCACCGGGGGGCGGCTGTTCCGGCTCAGCGGGGACGGCGTGGTCGCGCTTCCCGGCGGGCACGGCTGGCTGCCGGTGCGGCGGCTCACCGCCGACGCCTGTGGACAGTCGATCGACCTGGCCCTGGACGACCTGCACCCGTACCGGCACGGGCACCACGTGCCGCCCGCGAACCGGCTCGACGACGCGGAGGTGTCGCGCTGGCAGGAGACCTTCACCGACGCGTGGACGATACTCGCCACCTGCCTGCCGGAACGGGCCGCCGAACTGGCCGCCGGCCTGGAGACGCTGGTCCCGCTGCTGCAGACCGACCCGCGATCGGCCCGCAGCGCCACCATCCGGCACGCCTTCGGCGTCTTCGGCCTGACCCGCCCCGGCACGCCCGGCGACTTCGCGGTCACCCTCGTGCACGAGTTCCAGCACTCCAAGCTGAGCGCGATCCTCGACCTGGTCCAGTTGACCGATCCGGCCGACGACCGGCGGTACTTCGCGCCGTGGCGTACCGACCCGCGGCCGCTGCCCGGACTCTTGCAGGGCGTCTACGCCTTCGCCGGGGTCGCCGACACGTGGCGGGCGCTGCGTGGCACCGTCGCGGTGGCCGAGGCCCGTTTCGCCGAGACCCGGTTGCAGGTGGACCGCGGGCTCACCGCCGTCGAGGAGTCCGGGTCGCTGACCGCCGACGGTCTGCGTTTCGCGGCCGAACTGCGCCGCACCGCCGACCGGCTGCTGGCCGAACCGGTCCCGGACGCCGTGGCCCGCGACGCGCACGACACGCTCGCCCGGATCCACGGCGCCTGGCAGGATCGCAACGGCCGGTAG
- a CDS encoding FxsB family cyclophane-forming radical SAM/SPASM peptide maturase: MAPAPHAAAPWPYAELDVAAVRAAGHRPVPFREMVLKVHQRCNLACSYCYVYEHPDQTWRERPRTMPDEVRDAALTRFAAHARRHGLTRVRIVLHGGEPLLYGRERLAELARSARAAFPDGCRVDIGMQTNGVLLDERIVAMLLENGIQAGVSVDGVAADHDRHRRTPDGRGSFAAVERALTLLQKPDNRPAYAGLLCTVAAGTNPLACYEQLRAFDPPAIDLLLPHANWESPPPPVEGRATPYADWLIAVFDRWYAEEAPPRIRIFEDALNLVLGGASRGEQLGLSPSGVVVVESDGAIEQVDALKSAYEGACATGLDVLRHDLDEALDHPGIVARQIGRAALADECLSCPAVAFCGGGHYAHRYRRGTGFRSPSVYCADLLALVGHVYDRVAVSLGRKS; this comes from the coding sequence GTGGCCCCGGCGCCGCACGCCGCGGCTCCCTGGCCGTACGCCGAACTGGACGTGGCCGCCGTGCGCGCGGCCGGGCACCGGCCGGTCCCGTTCCGCGAGATGGTCCTGAAAGTGCACCAGAGGTGCAACCTGGCGTGTTCGTACTGCTATGTGTACGAACATCCGGACCAGACCTGGCGTGAGCGGCCGAGAACCATGCCCGACGAGGTGCGCGACGCGGCGCTCACGCGCTTCGCCGCGCACGCGCGCCGACACGGACTCACCCGCGTGCGGATCGTCCTGCACGGCGGAGAGCCTCTGCTGTACGGGCGGGAGCGTCTCGCCGAACTCGCGCGGTCGGCGCGCGCCGCGTTCCCGGACGGCTGCCGGGTCGACATCGGTATGCAGACCAACGGCGTCCTGCTCGACGAGCGGATCGTCGCCATGCTGCTGGAGAACGGCATCCAGGCCGGCGTCAGCGTCGACGGGGTGGCCGCCGACCACGACCGGCACCGGCGGACACCCGACGGCCGGGGCAGCTTCGCCGCCGTCGAGCGCGCCCTCACCCTGCTCCAGAAACCCGACAACCGGCCCGCGTACGCCGGACTGCTCTGTACCGTGGCCGCCGGAACCAACCCGCTGGCCTGCTACGAGCAGCTGCGCGCGTTCGACCCGCCGGCCATCGACCTGCTGCTGCCGCACGCCAACTGGGAGTCCCCGCCACCGCCGGTCGAGGGGCGCGCCACGCCGTACGCCGACTGGCTGATCGCCGTCTTCGACCGCTGGTACGCCGAGGAGGCGCCGCCCCGGATCCGGATCTTCGAGGACGCGCTCAACCTGGTCCTCGGCGGCGCGAGTCGCGGCGAACAGCTCGGCCTCAGCCCGTCCGGTGTCGTCGTGGTCGAGTCGGACGGCGCGATCGAGCAGGTCGACGCGCTGAAGAGCGCCTACGAGGGGGCCTGCGCCACCGGGCTGGACGTGTTGCGTCACGACCTCGACGAGGCGCTCGACCACCCCGGCATCGTGGCCCGGCAGATCGGCCGCGCGGCACTCGCCGACGAATGCCTGTCCTGTCCGGCCGTCGCCTTCTGCGGCGGCGGCCACTACGCCCACCGCTACCGGCGCGGCACCGGATTCCGGTCGCCGTCCGTCTACTGTGCCGACCTGCTGGCCCTCGTCGGCCACGTCTACGACCGTGTCGCCGTTTCCCTCGGGAGAAAATCATGA
- the fxsT gene encoding FxSxx-COOH system tetratricopeptide repeat protein — protein MPIDLPGVDRVPEGNHRRLLIRLHRLYNVAGRPATRAISQMTRKNPRLEPVSHETVSALFRGDPLPAWSKIRSIIIVLCRAADQPVDVDEELSVGVELCSSASRNPAPRPEPGPEPEPEPHPPVEIRPPEPVAEVIVHGRLPERDPFFTGREPQLDLIHEHLTRDPHVPVVVHGPLGVGKTQLIAEYARLYSPEYPIVWWVDARDLDRATTSLVELAKRLGITPSPDRRQTLDRLFAAFGRARNYLLIFDGLRGSDIRALIRTISGSVIVTTRDATWARDSAYRDVEVPDFDPGEVAQYLRKRGRDAAAADAFGRMPLALAEFCRHPSTLSAGPPVLAEVRSALARLGRDPGTVRLLTLLAGFGAGPVQVPLLATAARREVPAELRALLKDQIALRRRLAELVQAGLARRSPEDGVEIPALIRLAVRDLLPEAAGERIRDHVREILVAADPGHPEDRRTWPTHRAIAAHVGPAELVDWHHPAAYRTVRHQIRFRFLDDDIAGARRLGERVETALSVRSASARTDEAVLQIRRYHANALRAAGRYTEAEALTAEMTARLAADPAYTDHPVALDLARGRGHDLRIAGHYQRAFELDEETLRGHLRFFPEDDYRTSASRYNRGVSMRLLGRFSDAYVDDQDAYVRLQARVGVPDGAFHRLLNAIAEDLYGLGRYREIGRRLTAVLTHGSGRELLRARRMSGVAARRLGDPGGAAEELAACHQACLVRVGVARELTLAVAMSWSGALREFGRLREALDVAERAEQQYEQALGADNPLAQVARVNVVATLLAMGRAEQARQIGSEAYVALRGRLGAEHPFTVAAVTNLASAMALEDPASARGISEEAYRSARDVYGESHPDTLLAAANFAADGGDSPSLDAVLGGLRRSLGPDHPAVLEVARGVRAIAHIEPPSA, from the coding sequence GTGCCCATCGATCTGCCAGGCGTCGACCGAGTGCCGGAAGGCAATCATCGCAGGCTCCTGATCCGGCTGCACCGGCTGTACAACGTGGCGGGCCGGCCCGCCACCCGGGCGATCAGCCAGATGACCCGCAAGAACCCGCGCCTGGAGCCGGTGTCGCACGAGACCGTGAGCGCCCTGTTCCGCGGTGATCCGCTGCCCGCGTGGAGCAAGATCCGGTCGATCATCATCGTGTTGTGCCGGGCGGCGGATCAGCCGGTCGATGTGGACGAGGAACTGTCCGTCGGTGTCGAACTGTGCTCATCGGCCTCCCGGAACCCGGCGCCCCGGCCGGAACCCGGGCCGGAACCGGAACCGGAGCCCCACCCGCCGGTGGAGATCCGGCCGCCCGAGCCGGTGGCCGAGGTCATCGTGCACGGCCGGCTTCCGGAGCGGGACCCGTTCTTCACCGGGCGGGAACCCCAGCTCGACCTGATCCACGAGCATCTGACCCGGGATCCGCACGTGCCGGTGGTGGTTCACGGCCCGCTCGGTGTCGGCAAGACGCAGCTGATCGCGGAGTACGCCCGGCTGTACTCCCCGGAGTACCCGATCGTCTGGTGGGTGGACGCGCGGGATCTCGACCGGGCCACCACCTCGCTGGTCGAGCTGGCGAAACGGCTGGGCATCACGCCGTCGCCGGACCGGCGGCAGACTCTCGACCGGTTGTTCGCCGCGTTCGGCCGGGCCCGCAACTACCTGCTGATCTTCGACGGGCTGCGCGGCAGCGACATCCGGGCCCTGATCCGCACCATCAGCGGCAGCGTCATCGTGACGACCCGGGACGCGACGTGGGCGCGCGACAGCGCCTACCGCGATGTCGAGGTGCCCGACTTCGACCCCGGCGAGGTCGCCCAGTACCTGCGTAAACGTGGACGGGACGCGGCCGCGGCCGATGCGTTCGGGCGGATGCCGCTGGCGCTCGCCGAGTTCTGCCGGCACCCGTCCACACTGTCGGCCGGCCCACCGGTGCTGGCCGAGGTGCGGTCGGCGCTGGCCCGGCTCGGCCGCGATCCGGGGACGGTGCGGCTGTTGACGCTGCTGGCCGGGTTCGGGGCCGGCCCGGTCCAGGTGCCGCTGCTGGCGACGGCCGCCCGCCGGGAGGTGCCGGCCGAGCTGCGGGCGCTGCTCAAGGACCAGATCGCGCTGCGCCGCCGGCTGGCCGAGCTGGTGCAGGCGGGGCTGGCCCGGCGTAGCCCGGAGGACGGCGTCGAGATCCCGGCGCTGATCCGTCTCGCGGTGCGTGACCTGCTGCCGGAGGCGGCCGGGGAGCGCATCCGTGACCACGTGCGGGAGATCCTGGTGGCGGCCGATCCGGGGCATCCGGAGGACCGGCGGACCTGGCCGACCCACCGGGCCATCGCGGCGCACGTCGGGCCGGCCGAGCTGGTCGACTGGCACCATCCGGCGGCGTACCGGACGGTGCGGCACCAGATCCGGTTCCGGTTCCTGGACGACGACATCGCCGGGGCGCGGCGGCTCGGCGAGCGGGTGGAGACGGCCCTGTCGGTGCGGTCGGCCTCGGCCCGGACCGACGAGGCGGTGCTCCAGATCCGGCGGTACCACGCGAACGCGCTGCGGGCGGCCGGGCGGTACACCGAGGCGGAGGCCCTGACCGCGGAGATGACGGCCCGGCTCGCGGCCGATCCGGCGTACACGGATCATCCGGTGGCGCTGGACCTGGCCCGGGGGCGGGGGCACGATCTGCGGATCGCGGGCCACTACCAGCGGGCGTTCGAGCTGGACGAGGAGACCCTGCGGGGGCATCTGCGGTTCTTTCCGGAGGACGACTACCGGACCTCGGCCAGCCGGTACAACCGCGGCGTGAGCATGCGGCTGCTGGGCCGGTTCAGCGACGCGTACGTGGACGACCAGGACGCCTATGTGCGGTTGCAGGCGCGCGTCGGCGTACCGGATGGGGCTTTTCATCGTCTTTTGAATGCCATAGCCGAGGACCTGTACGGGTTGGGCCGCTACCGGGAGATCGGACGGCGGCTGACCGCGGTGCTCACCCACGGCAGCGGCCGGGAGCTGCTGCGGGCCCGCCGGATGAGCGGGGTGGCGGCGCGGCGGCTCGGTGATCCGGGCGGCGCGGCGGAGGAGCTGGCCGCCTGCCATCAGGCCTGCCTCGTGCGGGTCGGCGTGGCCCGCGAGCTGACCCTCGCGGTGGCGATGAGCTGGAGCGGTGCGCTGCGCGAGTTCGGCCGGCTGCGCGAGGCGCTGGACGTCGCGGAACGCGCCGAACAGCAGTACGAGCAGGCGCTCGGAGCCGACAATCCGCTGGCCCAGGTCGCCCGGGTCAACGTGGTGGCGACCCTGCTGGCGATGGGCCGCGCCGAGCAGGCCCGGCAGATCGGATCCGAGGCGTACGTGGCGTTGCGCGGCCGTCTCGGCGCCGAGCACCCGTTCACGGTCGCGGCCGTGACCAACCTGGCGTCGGCGATGGCCCTGGAGGATCCGGCGTCGGCGCGCGGCATCTCCGAGGAGGCCTACCGCAGCGCCCGCGACGTCTACGGCGAGTCGCACCCGGACACACTGCTGGCGGCCGCCAACTTCGCGGCCGACGGCGGGGATTCCCCGTCACTGGACGCGGTGCTCGGCGGTCTGCGGCGCAGTCTCGGACCGGACCATCCGGCCGTCCTGGAGGTGGCGCGGGGCGTCCGCGCGATCGCCCACATCGAACCGCCCTCAGCCTGA
- a CDS encoding class I SAM-dependent methyltransferase → MTYWDTVGATKTFTHPLHHPWLAGIDPAARILDYGCGYGRTMAELVTLGFPDVSGVDVSPAVIARGRREHPDLDLGVIASPPTVDRPASGADVVVLFAVLTCVPEDEAQTALAAEVTRLLAPGGLLYVSDLLLRPGRPAVFTTSDGAVCRHHERDHLLRLFAGFDLVAERHLDVTTMNGNPASGIQLLLRRGEDDAGVVGGADPL, encoded by the coding sequence ATGACCTACTGGGACACCGTCGGCGCCACCAAGACCTTCACCCATCCGCTGCACCACCCGTGGCTGGCCGGCATCGACCCGGCGGCGCGAATTCTCGACTACGGCTGCGGCTACGGACGGACCATGGCCGAACTCGTCACCCTCGGCTTCCCGGACGTGTCCGGAGTGGACGTCTCCCCTGCCGTGATCGCCCGCGGCCGCCGGGAACACCCGGATCTCGACCTCGGCGTCATCGCGTCACCGCCGACCGTGGATCGTCCCGCGTCCGGCGCGGACGTCGTCGTGCTCTTCGCGGTCCTCACCTGCGTACCCGAGGACGAGGCCCAGACCGCGCTGGCCGCCGAAGTCACCCGGCTGCTGGCGCCGGGCGGCCTCCTCTACGTCAGCGACCTGCTGCTGCGACCCGGCCGCCCAGCGGTCTTCACCACCTCGGACGGTGCCGTGTGCCGCCATCACGAACGCGACCACCTGCTCCGCCTCTTCGCCGGCTTCGACCTGGTCGCCGAGCGCCACCTGGACGTGACCACGATGAACGGCAACCCGGCCAGCGGGATTCAACTACTGCTGCGGCGCGGCGAGGACGACGCCGGGGTCGTGGGCGGTGCGGATCCGCTGTAG
- a CDS encoding PadR family transcriptional regulator codes for MRKTDRDLASLTVLALLMTGPRHAYEMHLLIEKTHKTFVTGLPRSLYHAVNRLVGGGEIRVSDVVREPGRPERTVYALTDQGRARLREWIGVLLREPDPDSSLLTAALSFAGCLPPETVAGLLRERQAGLEDRLAAAGAVPELPRILLIETEYEVSRLTAERDWVSEIAADIETGRLTWPADMAEVADVTPLLQEDG; via the coding sequence GTGCGTAAGACCGACCGGGATCTGGCATCGCTGACGGTGCTCGCCCTGCTGATGACGGGGCCGCGGCACGCGTACGAAATGCATCTCTTGATCGAGAAGACCCACAAGACGTTCGTCACCGGGTTGCCGCGCAGCCTCTACCACGCGGTGAACCGGCTGGTCGGCGGCGGCGAGATCCGGGTCAGCGACGTGGTGCGCGAGCCCGGGCGGCCGGAGCGGACCGTCTACGCGCTCACCGATCAGGGACGGGCGCGCCTGCGGGAGTGGATCGGGGTGCTGCTGCGCGAGCCGGATCCGGACTCGTCGCTGCTCACCGCGGCCCTGAGCTTCGCCGGCTGCCTGCCACCGGAGACGGTCGCCGGTCTGCTGCGCGAGCGCCAGGCCGGGCTGGAGGACCGCCTGGCCGCCGCCGGCGCCGTGCCGGAACTGCCGCGCATCCTGCTGATCGAGACAGAGTACGAGGTGAGCAGGCTGACCGCCGAGCGCGACTGGGTGTCCGAGATCGCCGCGGACATCGAGACCGGCCGGCTCACCTGGCCCGCCGACATGGCCGAGGTGGCCGACGTGACGCCGCTCCTGCAGGAGGACGGCTGA
- a CDS encoding zinc-binding dehydrogenase — MRAVILHDGKLSVGEVPLPEPGHGQIRLKVTRTGICGSDLHVRLDAEPSADVAAEVGYPDFIRSSHHVVMGHEFTGIVDEYGPGCRRRWKPGQAVVSLPLIKHGDDIHMTGMSQHAPGGYAEYLLVSEAATMPVPNGLDPGLAALTEPLAVAHHAVRRGDVAKDDTAVVIGCGPIGLAVILMLKAAGVRRVVASDFSGPRRELARTCGADIVVDPAVQSPWDVLGDDKRLVTNATALYGAGIGAMDALQRIPGVPWWTVMRLGQRFGAGPRGAAVFECVGVPGVIEDIVTHAPFRSRVVVVGVCMQPDTFRPTMASNKEVDLRFSFCYDPAEFRETLHMVARRRINPRPLITGVVDLDGVPEAFDQLAKADKHAKILVNPHKTP, encoded by the coding sequence GTGAGAGCGGTCATCCTCCACGACGGGAAGCTGTCGGTCGGTGAGGTGCCCCTGCCGGAACCGGGGCACGGTCAGATTCGCCTGAAGGTCACCCGTACCGGGATCTGTGGTTCTGATCTTCATGTCCGTCTCGACGCCGAGCCCAGTGCCGACGTGGCCGCCGAGGTCGGCTACCCCGACTTCATCCGCTCTTCGCATCACGTGGTGATGGGGCACGAGTTCACCGGCATCGTCGACGAGTACGGTCCCGGCTGCCGCCGCCGCTGGAAACCCGGCCAGGCGGTGGTCTCCCTCCCGCTGATCAAGCACGGCGACGACATCCACATGACCGGCATGTCGCAACACGCGCCCGGCGGCTACGCCGAATACCTGCTGGTCTCCGAGGCCGCCACCATGCCGGTCCCGAACGGCCTCGACCCCGGTCTGGCCGCCCTCACCGAACCGCTCGCCGTCGCCCACCACGCGGTCCGCCGCGGCGACGTGGCCAAGGACGACACCGCCGTGGTGATCGGATGCGGACCGATCGGCCTCGCCGTCATCCTCATGCTCAAGGCTGCCGGCGTCCGCCGGGTCGTCGCCAGCGACTTCTCCGGGCCGCGCCGCGAGCTGGCCCGCACCTGCGGCGCCGACATCGTCGTCGATCCGGCCGTCCAGTCACCGTGGGACGTGCTCGGCGACGACAAACGCCTGGTCACCAACGCGACGGCCCTCTACGGGGCGGGCATCGGCGCGATGGATGCCCTCCAGCGGATCCCCGGCGTCCCGTGGTGGACGGTCATGCGGCTGGGTCAGCGGTTCGGCGCCGGTCCGCGGGGCGCCGCCGTCTTCGAGTGCGTCGGCGTGCCCGGGGTCATCGAGGACATCGTCACCCACGCGCCGTTCCGGTCCCGCGTCGTCGTGGTCGGCGTCTGCATGCAACCGGACACCTTCCGGCCCACCATGGCCAGCAACAAGGAGGTCGACCTGCGGTTCTCGTTCTGCTACGACCCGGCCGAGTTCCGCGAGACCCTGCACATGGTCGCCCGCCGCCGCATCAACCCGCGCCCCCTGATCACCGGGGTCGTCGACCTGGACGGCGTCCCCGAAGCCTTCGACCAGCTAGCCAAAGCCGACAAGCACGCAAAAATCCTGGTAAACCCCCACAAAACCCCCTAA